DNA sequence from the Dunckerocampus dactyliophorus isolate RoL2022-P2 chromosome 4, RoL_Ddac_1.1, whole genome shotgun sequence genome:
CATTTATTTTCAGTACAGTAAGGGAAGAAAATGCTAAATATAAAACTGTACAGCGTTTGTGTAAACGATTTAATGATTTTTTGAAATGACCCATAAAATTCCAAATTGTTTaaaacctgtcaacatttgcatttgaaaatattttttttaaagtcttttaaattatttaataaaataaatacattttccagaaaatatgaGACATCCCCGAtcccgtttaaaaaaaaaaaaaaaaagttaaagtaCAGGAAATTTACGGTACACAATTTAAATGGGAGGGCAAAAgtaaagaaggacaaaatacaGTACTTTCTCTGGGAAAACGGCAGGGTTGGCAGGTATGCTGAGTGGGAACTCAGTACACCTCTGTTCTATACTGAAAAATCTGATTATGAGTACCATAACGCCCATAGTATTAATTGCCCATAATTGTAGATAATAACTCGCTGCGTTTTTTCTACTGTCTAAGATTTGGGATGCTTATGTGGTAATAAACACATTTCAGAATTGAAACGGAAACTGGCACTTTGATGCTATTTTCACAACAGTCCTTTTATGATTTTCTTAATGGTAAAAggtcattttgtttgttagttATGTTTTTAAATGCACCAGAAAGGCTCCTGCCTCGTAATTCAGCCACTGTGTACAAAGGATTGAGGCGGAGTGCACATACTTGCACAAGCACACAGCCTCACATAGGCAACATAAATGAAGTGTGTGGGTGTTGACTCAGCTGCAGAAGAGTGTGTGGGGGGATAGATGGCGGAGACTGATGAGCAAGGGAATAAGGAGGCATTTGATGAACAAGTGCAAACTGGCAACAGTGAAATTAATTCCACCTATTCCGCCTCTCAACATGATTGAACGTCCTCCACTCTATGTGACCTCTGCTGGAAACCCTCTTTGTCGACTGTACCTGCAATTTGTGACGTTCGTTTAAAAATCCCGATAACAATGTTTGCACCATacagcagtgattcccaaccgcTGTGCCGTGCAACATTAGCGTGCTGTGAGAGCTCATCAGGTGTGCTACGTAAAATTATCCGATTTCACttaattggttaaaaaaaagatttcactGGAACTCGCTCATCTTGACGCCCCACAAAACTGTCTGACTGACATTGTCATAGGTGTTTGAAAACGATATAGTCGGAATTGAAAACGAAACTAGCTGTTAGTTGCACATTTATTAGTGACTTTGGCCtaagacataaggagaatgagTGATAATAAAGGACTTTCGAAGTAgtttgacatggttttcctccatttgtgcatatttttatttttttgttttccatatAACATTTTATACTCTGCTGCAACAATATTGTTGTATGTCCTGACTACATTACATGGTAAAACCATGTACCATTCGGTTACTACCACCTGGGACAATCTACCGTATCTACCGTATGCGTTTGCGGTACATTTTGCACCGTCTGCTTGCGTATGCATGACTGTCCATGCTGGCCAAAAGCCCTCACCACGTCGTACTGTCCCATTTGCCACACCGTACATATTTCAAGCGAGCGACAGTGTGTCTAAAAGCGGACGAAAAGGCAAGGAATTGGGTGACAAAGCATAGggctgaaatactgtatatcggcGAGTGTAGGCGACAACAGCCTGCCTGTCTTTGTCGGTGACGCGCCAGGCAACTGGAAGCCAGCGGATCTCCTCAGCTGCGTGCCCGCTGAGCCCCTCGCCTCCTGGCTGCGACGTCGAGGTGCTGTGCagctgtttttgaacacttcatctctgtaaatggacaaagatgagtgcataagatgaaagcagcttGCTGCCATTGTTTGGTAGAGATGAGATTTGTGCTGCACGCTGCAACTATTAACACGGCACTTCAGGTAAggaactttactaaaaataaaaataatgatcaCTCTGACCAAACTCTTACTCTTGCACTTGCACCTTCATaaaagaaacactgtaaaccaggggtatccaaagtgcggcccgggagccattttttgttctttctaATTGATTTTTGaggtatattattagatattactcTAATTTGCTTTGacatacattggattggttttagcatctttaatgtacacatcaaagtgactctcacatccttcaatttttctgtatgctttatcaatatttttatttattggagaattacctgccagtagattgcaatttcattttcatgcttcatttgaaaaatgaattaataatggtaataaataataaataataggaaaataaaaggatgagcgagtacaccaccatctgtatctgtatctgtatctgtatctgtactgtatctgtactgtatctgtatctgtatctgtatctgtactgtatctgtatctgtactgtatctgtactgtatctgtatctgtatctgtatctgtgtctgtatctgtactttatctgtatctgtatctgtatctgtatctgtatctgtatctgtactttatctgtatctgtatctgtatctgtatctgtatctgtatctgtatctgtatctgtatctgtatctgtatctgtatctgtatctgtatctgtatctgttcacccatttaAATGATctgtgtcactacgcaatacgtacccggaacgcaatcaaCTGgtttctacgcatgtgcagaacacgTCTAcgtccggtcggcctatttttcagcagtcacatgttaggcatgtgtaatctatgCCATCCGTCGTGGTATTTTTCCGTAGCAATATACGTCCCACTCCCCAAAACGTTATGAAGATAGTTAGAAATTacataatcaatctttttttccttaaatCATCTCCATGGTGCAAGCggacaatttataagccctcttttctttgtttcatgaattattttaagtttttttcgccactgaaatgCACACATAAGCATTTGcgaggaagatatgtttggatggatagTATTTCtcagtttagaaaaaaaactctggctgaaagcttcagatgaatccaTCATAAGACGACAGAAACATCCACATGCTAACGAAGTATTTTCACAAGAGTCgcttataaaataacctcccaatatGTCACAAATATGAACTATGGTTATtcaccatttatgttcatacatataaaaaataataactaccacagcatgtgatgtcgcagaagcgctgtcgtaaaaatttgctaatggaggaagtgacgtagttcCCGGGCATGCACAgcaccgattgcgttccgggtatgTATTGCGTACTGACAGCCTGTATATGTACTCGGCATGCGTgaggcataaaccggaagtgggtgtagtttaaccggaaatgggtgtaGCTTACATCGGTACAttattgctatatttattgtttattattcagctatatgtgtactgtgtttgtgtgtaaggGATCTCTaagattttattatttcattattttttaatgatctgtgtgaagctgGTGATTCAtccaaacatccagtgatggcaaacgggGAAATCATCtgcagccttgttcactgtacttttctcaaaagcaccgcgttcattACTActagcaaagttttccaactgactttatatcatcagccaaattagaagcaagcagacgggggggaaaaaaaacacaacacgagccgtttacccctctgtcttgtcaaatgcacagtgcaggttacgaaacaagtttaccaagtaactgtAGATACAAACTGAAATAAAGGCGAgttgaggaaaacctaaaaaaacctATCCGGAGtagaggcagtgaccaacgcgacatgagccgttttcaactctgtcttgccaattgcaccgcaTATGTTACGGAACAAgtttaccaactaactttaaatatcatgcaaaccgaaatagaggtgTGCTGACAAATACTGAGTACTAATTCGAGCAACGTGAGCTGGAATCAAgccactgtttgtgtgtgtaagcgTGAGGCACCGCTTCTCTCCGACTCCTGTGAATACAttagtagttacccaatgaggattttccttcagcacGAGTACAGAtcatgacgagctgtactcgtgtcatactcgtactcggcaaaaacgcattatccgtaacggacaCTCTTCTAAAACGAGTAATAACGAGACAGTGTGGGTAGAAAGAGGTTGTTCTCTTTACTCACAAAACACGTCCCTAAACCGAACCGAAACCGTAGCCGTGCGTTACCTGTACAGTTGCACCCCGAGTTAATCCAGCTATGATTTTAATCTGAAGCATACTTTGCATTAAACAGAAAGTCACTTTGGGACTGCACTTTTTATTGTTGCGTAACTAGACAGTACACACATATCAACATAAACAGAgcaatttttcatagaaatgacacttttaagtctgaaattttATATGGAGAAAAACAGTCAACCATGTGTCATTTTTTGCCAATaatataactaataataacacgatGGACCGTGACTTAATGTGTTGTGAGACACAAGCAAGACTGACTTAAGAGGACTCCACTATTTACTGCAAATAATTTATCTTTGTTCATCTATCTATGCCaaccatacagtatacagtgacaggaagaacattgaaatgctcttccactagatggcagaaggtgcATAAGTACAGTAAGTTGTTTAAGGGTTGTGAGGtttttccaatataaaatatgtgccttggctcaataaaggttgggaaacacagtacagtacagtatttccaACTGTGCTGCGCTCCACTAACACAATTCATGTAGCTCAACTATAGGGGGGAACACAAGCCTGTATATTCGCTGAATaactttgaaaaataaataaaaatgcactaTGAGcactaaaatgtaaatatccatACATATAATCCATCAAGATAGGGCTATTAAAGGAGAGTTCAGATGGACTCTTCTGTTAAAGTGGAGTGGGTGGCTCCActttccaaaaaagaaaaataagcgTGTGGCCACAGAGCCGCTCAGAGTGGTGATCAGGGAGCTGTGACCTTGCTGGTGAGGCAGGGACTGGATGTGGTTTGGGAGGGTCATCCATTTTGTTAATGGTCCTGTCAAGTGACACCTGTGCTTGCCTTTCCCCTGTCTGGAGTGCTAATGAACCGCGAGAGTAGAGGAGTCTGGGAGTCGGGGTCAATAGCCACCTTGGAGACTCTTTGCACCGCGCCACAGACAGCATGTCGGCCAAATAGAGCAGAGACACAGACACATTATCAGCACCCAAATGCTCTACTAGTAGATGGACTGACTCCTTCCTGTTGAATTAGTATCTCACAGCATCAAGATTGCTGACATAAGCAAGAAAATGATGACAACCGCCACGTTTGAGGTTCCCCGCCTTCCCCAGGGGAGGTAGCATGACTTTGATGAATATTTCTCTATTAACTGCATCCCTTTGTCAGCTATGGCCTTTGTGTTGCAGGCCAATCCGTCACGAGCGTGAGGAGATCCTGGGTCAACACCTCCCTCGAATCATTATTCAAGTCCCAGTGACCCACTGCACACCACCATCCCCTTCTGCTGAGAAGGCCGTTTTCAGAGCTCACAAACAGGAATCAGCAATTAAAGGCTACACTCACGTCAATGCGGGTGATGGAAGGAGGAGAGGGGATGGTCCTCAGAGGGCAGCTAACTGGGCTAATGTGACCCAGGCTGCCCTCTCTGGGACAGCCCTGTCAACTGATATGAGCCATGAAATATTACACAGAGACCAGAATGATGGATAGACCTTGATACAGTAAGTGCAATAGAAAGACTGAGTGGTCACCAGCTGCTGCTTTGCACGATACAGTGcagtttcccaacctttattgagccaaggcacatattttacatgagAAACATCACACCATCAAACAACACTGGCAACAGGTTCAttatgtaccttctgccatctagcgGAAGCCTGTCAACAAAGatattatttgtagtaaataaacaataattttctgatattttgatgtaccacggcacagtggttgggaatcaccgttatattgtatatacatatacgaATATATATGAATGAGAGAAAACAAGTTTAAAGCAATcatcatttatttaataaaataagactTTGCCCTGTTGGTTGGATAGTACAGTCCTTAATAACAGATTTGACCTGTCAACTTATCTTTGTACCATTTTGGAACGCAACACGACCCATACACGACATAGGCTTGaaaaaatattacatctttgcatatttacaaataaaaataatcgcATCGTTCAAGCTCATTCTCACGGACATGCACTTCTCCAGTCTGATTaagcccccaaaaaaagaataaaataaaccatCAGAGattaatgacaacaaaaaaagatgatGTGACATAGGCATTGCGGTAATTAATATACTTAAATTGTTCTGTTTATTTCAATGTATTTGGACGGTAAAAATGCACCCCAGAGTTGAATAGCAAGCgcttatttgaaaaataaatacagactTTCCGTTCTGAGTGACACACTTCAAGAAATCTAAATTCAATCATGTTGAAGCTCTGCTTATTGGTGTCATTAATAGCTTTAAGtccttctgactgtgtggcataTAATCCATCACATAGCCTTTTGCCTTTGGAGCACCAGTCCCAGTCCTGAGGCTATAAAAGGTGGTATTCCAAACAGGCTGGCCAGAAGGCATGATGCCCTGTACTGCTGAGGACACATCTCCTTCGCGTCTATCTTCGGGGTCGCTCCGGAGAGGTCAAGCTGGTGCCTGCAGTCTGTGAACGTCAGTTATTTATGACATCACTGGTATCCAAGGGCTGAGGCAGAGCCCAGTCTCTGGCTGTAGAGAGCATAGGGGGAGTAGTAAGCCGATGAGGAAGGTAGGGATGGCATCGGAAGGCCAGGGGCTCCAGGCAGGTGCGATTTGCTGTAAGGGTGGTAGCGGGCCAGACCCAATCCAGGGGATCCTCGGAGAGAGAAGGAGCTAGGCAGGGAGCCTGGGCTGCTGGGTGGTGGGAGATGAAGATGGCAAGAGGCTGTTGATGAAATTGATGAAGGATAGGCTGACAAGAGCTTACTGTCCACCATCCCAGGCAGAGCTGTGTGGGTACGCAAGTGGGCTAGCAGCTCCTCTGATGTGGCAAACCTTTTGTCACAGGGGCCTCCGACAGACACCCAGTTACACGAGTGGGGTAGCGATTCATTGGGGACCATGAAACCATACGTATAGAGGGGGTGCGAGAGGGAGGGGGTGGTGCTGGAAGACAAGGCGTTAGAGTGCAAAGAGTGCAGGTGGTGTGAAGGGTAGACTAGGGGGAAACCAGACTTGAGGCTGGAGGGGTCATGGACACAGGTGGAACAGTTACTTCCTCCTAAGTGATGTGCGTTGGGGTAAGTCAGACAGTAAGGGTCCCGACATAAGCCCTGCATCAACGACGGAGGAGAGGCTCCAGTGAGCGGACTAGAACTGGGGTGTTTACTTGGAAGTCCTAACCCCAAACTGGACTTTGTAGGATCCAAAGCAGGAACAAACTGTGAGGGGTAACCTGCATAGGCCCCCACTATGGAGCCATGGTAGCCCATAGACGCCGGAGGCAATGGGAAGACAGAATGTCCTGGTTTAAAAGGGGAGACGGGAGCAATGTGCCCAGAGACCAGGTTAGGCTGAGACGAGGCCGGTGTGTCGGCCTTGCTTTCAGGCCGCGGACTGCTGGCTGAGCTAGCATTACTGGAGTTGGCACTGGCTCGTACATGGCTGGAGTTGGCCAAGTGAGCCCCGTCCATCCCCGACTTTGCTGCGTCCGAGTCTTTTTTATCAGCACCACTGCTAACGTCCGGACCCGGTTGCTCCAAACTGGCAGGTTTGCTGTCCATGTGTGAGGCCTGCGTCTGTGTGGATGGGGAATGGCTTTGTCTATGAGGCTGGTTCTGGGTGTGTGGCGGAGGGGAGCTTGGTGATTTGGAATGGGGTGGAAATGATGGACACGAGCCGCTGCCACCACTCGAGCTTCCATTGGCCACTCTGAAGGCTTTTTCTGAAGGCCCCTTCGAACCTTGGATTTCTTTACGGCAGTCGACTGATGACTTGGAGTAAGGTTTGAAGCTGGACTTGTCCTCTGAGGACTGGTGCTGCTCTCCAGTCTTGGAGGACCGGCTTGTCGTATCCTTGTCTCCCAATCCGCCTGAGGAGAGGGAGGCCAGCTTGGAAGAGGAGGGAGGCTCCGGTTTGCCAATTTGAGAACAGGTCTGAGCCAGCAAAGCTAAAGGACTCTTCTTGGCATCCAGCTACAAGGAAGGAAATAAACAAGTGAATTGTCATCTTTATATTGCACCATCAAACTGTGGTAATGGTTTGGTTGATTTGGAACATGCAACATAACTCACATAGCAGCACATCACATGTTATCAAAATGGAGTAGGAGGAAGCAGCCCATATttcatcctaccccttctcaGTTTTTCAGGAACAATTGAtatatgttcacttcctgtgtttaacgtGTACCACTTTACCAATTTTCTAAGGTGAATGAAAAGGATGAAAATGTTTGATAGTCCAGTTTGAGCTTGTTGATAACTAATTGTGGTATAACTGCATAAATGAAAAGTAATTCGTtgataataatatcaataacaatatAGTAGGCAGAAGAGGAAATACATAAATCTTAATTAAATACATAActgaaaataataatgaaaaataaataagggaagAAAAGGCAGCCATAAGTTTGTGCAGTAATAAATAACACATAATGCCCTCGACAAATAACGAGAAAGTGAGTGTGCTGTAAATATACATGTCAACATGATGTAAGAGTTAAGTGAAAGCAGGCATTACTCAAAAATTaagtaaagaaataataataataaaataacacacgCTGAGTAAATTATGACTCACAGTTTAGCGCCATTACGCACGCATACGTCTCACAATTATGACCACCGAAATGAGCACTTAAATATTACATGGCCTTTTCTGTCAATCTTGGAATAAATAAAATCAGATATAGCTTTTACAATACGGCCCAACTTTCTTTTTATGTGCTTCTTCTCACCTCGATGCTAACTGGAGCGGACTGGAGAGGTTGAAGGTACTCCGGGTGGAGCAAATGGCCGCTGTGCGCCGTCAACATCTTTACAATCCTGATGGGGAGCCTTTTGTCCTGGCGTGACGGCTCTAGCGGGGACGAACAAGACTCGGGTCTGGGACTCTGCACTCCTGCGCGGCGTGGACCGGTGACACCGCCACGGACGTTACTATCCGGGGACTGGCTGCGTAAAAATCTGGATCCACTGGTGAGATCTCTCATCGGCGGTCCAGAAGTGTGAAGGAACGGCGGTGTAGAACTTGTGGAATGAAAATTTATTTACCAGCACAGCTCATAAtgataacacaaaacaaaacaaaaaaaacgcggAAATGTGCGATAATCCAAATATGGCTTGTGCGCAATGCGGAACAAGTAATGTCTATAGGGAAACAAACGGCATCCTTTAAAAGACTATTATTCTGACATCCTGGATccagtgttaaaaaaagaaagccacCACGTCTTGAGACTTGTGTCAAGAATATTCCcgaagaggaggaaaagcgatGTGCTCCAGTGCACGATTCTCCGTCTGACTACTGCAGTTTGTCTCTTTTCCCCACTTCTAGCACGTCTCCAAGGGGAGGGGCGGTATATTTAAGCAGACAGCCACCGTCCAATCAGAGGCGTTGTGTTTACAAAGAGGGTGTGTCCACAAAAGGGGGCGCGGATAACCTCATGGCCTCGCACTCATGTATGTGTGACCTCAACATGCTTCATGCATCATTTACACACAATACATtataccagtggtgtccaaatggcggccagggggccatttggaGATGTcggctgttgttttattggctcgcggcacattgtaaatataatatataacaagaaaaataataaaaataataaaaatgcgcattaattttacaagagcaaacataaaatgttgtaatgtaacaataaaaCGTCACGATAttacaaaaatgatgttttaatattataagcaaaaataacataaattttatgagcataaagtgGAAATTTAAAGAAAACACGTTGTTTtgaatcgtaatattatgacaaacaaacaaaaacaaatattatgggatatattaatatattaataatatattatgggaacaaagtcctaattttacatgaagaaactttacaagaagaaagttaaaacagttatagtaaaaaaaaaaaaaaacaacagcagaaataaaaaaaaaagaaggtgtaattttacatatataaagtcaaaatattaagagcaaaaagtcgtattctaacgagaaaaaaagttgcaaatttacaagaataaacttgtaatattataaggaaaatgtcattttagtagcatattgttgaaatattaaagaaaaaagatgttgtttttttaaagtcataatattaggagaaacaaacaaaataaagttgtcatttttggaaaattaggttggggaaaaagttataatgttatggaaataaagtcataatattacgagaagaagatTATTTATGcagcaagttgaaatatttggaaaaaaaagggcaaagagccaagttcatactaatagcaTGCTTCTTcacctttatcacaaagctttttcttgaaatatatatcacttcttagcttttctacatgtgttggtttccaaaatatcaaagcggcagttgcatcctttcattttttagtatgtggtttttggtggaaaaagtttggacacccctgcatgttACAATACCTCAGCAATAATCTCTGCAAAGTACCAAGGAGTATGAAGATATgtataatatttacaatatattatgttattcatCATGTCGTATTTAttcaatgtttctgtcaacgtTATacctttattcatttatttatgcaatatatagcattattatttattatttctatattttattactttcatcgcctttcttttctttctatgCATATAATggggtgtgaaaaaagtgttaaAGTGtaaacacttaaatgtttcatatcatcaaacaaatttaaatatttgtcagtgacaatacaactgaacacaaaatgcagtttttaaattaaactttttattaatacaggagaaaaaaatccaaacctacatgaacctgtgtgaaaatgtgattgccTACTAAActtaactggttgggccaccctaagCAGCAAttaagcgtttgcgataacttgcaatgagtctcttacagcgctgtggagaaattttggccactcatctttacagaattgttgtaattcagccacattggaaggttttccagcatgaagctcctttttaaggtcatctcacagcatttcaatagggttcaggtcaggactttgactagaccactccaaagtcttggttttgtttttcttcagccattcagaggtggacttgctggtgtgttttggatcattgtcctgctgcagaacccaagttggtttcagattaaggtcacaaacagatggccggacattctccttcaggatttttgttcgacagcagaattcatggttccatttatcacagcaagtcttccaggtcctgaagcaaaacagccccagaccatcacactaccaccaccatgttttactgttggtatgatgttctttttctgaaatgcggcgttacttttaggCTAGATGTAGTGGGAAACACAActt
Encoded proteins:
- the znf703 gene encoding zinc finger protein 703, yielding MRDLTSGSRFLRSQSPDSNVRGGVTGPRRAGVQSPRPESCSSPLEPSRQDKRLPIRIVKMLTAHSGHLLHPEYLQPLQSAPVSIELDAKKSPLALLAQTCSQIGKPEPPSSSKLASLSSGGLGDKDTTSRSSKTGEQHQSSEDKSSFKPYSKSSVDCRKEIQGSKGPSEKAFRVANGSSSGGSGSCPSFPPHSKSPSSPPPHTQNQPHRQSHSPSTQTQASHMDSKPASLEQPGPDVSSGADKKDSDAAKSGMDGAHLANSSHVRASANSSNASSASSPRPESKADTPASSQPNLVSGHIAPVSPFKPGHSVFPLPPASMGYHGSIVGAYAGYPSQFVPALDPTKSSLGLGLPSKHPSSSPLTGASPPSLMQGLCRDPYCLTYPNAHHLGGSNCSTCVHDPSSLKSGFPLVYPSHHLHSLHSNALSSSTTPSLSHPLYTYGFMVPNESLPHSCNWVSVGGPCDKRFATSEELLAHLRTHTALPGMVDSKLLSAYPSSISSTASCHLHLPPPSSPGSLPSSFSLRGSPGLGLARYHPYSKSHLPGAPGLPMPSLPSSSAYYSPYALYSQRLGSASALGYQ